The genomic region ttgtttatcataatattatgcatatatggattgttaaaatattgcaatggCTCTTGATTTATGGTACATGTTACTTATGCTGAAGAAGATTTGATTACTAAGCTATCACATTTTGAGAATTCCCATGCTGAGATACTGACTTGTGTCTATTGTTGAATtgttgtttaaacaataaacattattgtattgttattattggaaaataaacaaaatgaagtagAATTTCAGTATATTAATTACTAAAAATTCAAACTGTTGGCATGATGAAGACTCTGCACCAAGCTTCTTGTTAATCTGTTGAACAGATTTTgagttattatcaattttaagaGTGTTTGCCAGACCAAATAAAGGCCGGTGTTTACACATGCTACTACTTACCGTTCTGtaattttcagtttgtttttaataatatccTGAGTTAATTGGATTATATGAACACTCCTCTCAAAGAGTTCAAATTCCTGATCTCAATGCTagattagaaaaaaaacgtttgcCCTCAGTCGCTGCTTGCTTCATAATGCCGCATGACCCCGGTCTCTGGACGCTGCCTCGGTAATCTGTGGGGCCCATAAGGGAGTTCATGTGTTGgatgaaaataatcattttatgaTTTAGAAAATGAATAGAAAAGGGTTTgaagtgaaaataattattgttcaattaatgtttgacacttttttctttcaatttatttcacgTTACAATGGAAAATAAGAACGTTTAATACAGTCCTCCTTGCCTTTTGTTATGAGGTTCTTCtcagttttactttttaaatttaaatttagataCAAGGCAATTAACGTTGAAACCGTTTTTTCATAGACGGCAATGACGAGGCCatttattttgaggtcataCCATTCTTTTACCTATTGCTACAATATATAGTCGGCACGCGGACTCCATAGATTCATATGTATACCTGCCGTTTTCCCATTGGTTCAGCATTCGACAGTTTAGCGCTCGGTCAACGTTGCTAAACTACCAACGCCCGCATTTACAAGCGTTTTTGCGTTGATATTAATTTTGTCTTTACTGCACAACTATGCTTCAAATGTTTCTTATGATTTATTGCCTCCGCATGTCCACAACTTATCTGACTTCATCAGGCATCTTCCTTTGCTACTGACTTCTCTTTCTATCTAAGCTGCTTCAAGAATTCGTACTTCACTGCTTGAAGTCTGCCACAATTGAATCTTGTCCCCTGTTGCCAACTGGCCGAGGACCGTGCTTTGTTACACTActgtatcattgttttcaaatcaaaaacCATATGCTCTCAAGAAGTATATCCCAAGGACAACGTCCATATCGTTGTCCGTCACAACAGTCTTGAAATCAACTGCTAACCATCGCTAAGCATTCCTGGTACATCAAAAAGGTGCACTTGGAAACGTCAAGTTTGTGAGCCGACAATAACCTAACCGAGCTCTGCCATTCGGTTCCAATGACTCTCTGTTTCCGAATTTTCTGACTGGCGTTGATGCAtctatttcatacaaaataatgttagtCTTACATCTATTTCTTGCTGATAATGTGAAGCTGCCGCCTTTacatgacggtaaagttggaaggtagttggtagttcgaatattcaactacctactagttgccagttggggactcgaatattcaactacctactagttgccagttggggactcgaatattcaactacctattagttgccagttggggactcgaatattcaactacctgctagttgccagatTAAAAAAATCAGAGATAGATGTTGATTGGGTATTCGACTATTTCCAGTCGGTTATTCGCGAATATACAACTACCAGTTGGTACAACTaccagttggtagttggggGTTCAGACTGTTTTCCTCTCAATTCATGGTTAAAAggtacaaatgtaaaaaaacactaGGGTATTTGTATGTCTATGcatccacacacacacacaccgcTCCATCCGTCGTTCAGATTTGGTACAATCCCGTCTTTCATACATAGTCGgtggtaaataaatatatatcaagaaTGTCCCCCACGTTGCGCGCCAAATTTTTCTCTAGGTTAACTGGCAATCGCTTGAAATGATTTTGTTTGATCAAGTATAAGTTATGGGTCTGAGATTTGGGGATTTGGAAAATCTGAAGAAATAGAAAGAATCCATttagttttgtaaaataattctCAATCTAAAGAATCTGTAAAACATAGAATTTCTCTTacttatgattattattataatgtgatCATCCTCATATATATTGTGTATGTGCGTgcatttatatgcattttctcaTGACAacttattatttctatttttattaaacctaCATCGGTTCTGTATTATGTGActtgttaaatttatatttgtatatgcgtttgaaattatttgactATGTACTTTGATGGTACACGTCTAataaaattctgttctgttttggTAACAAATGATTTAAGGAAAAGTGCGTATATAGCTTAGTAAAGATATTTTCATAAACgccatgaaaatgaaaataaattttgttcaattaatGCTTAATCATCAAATGTTAAacttctttcttctttttcatCATATCAAGTAACAATGGAAAGCAAGTAACTTTGATAGTGTTGTCCCTAAAGGTTCTTCTAATAACTGGCAATTAACTTTGAAACAGTTAGTCACAGACCGCAGTAataggttgttgttgttgttttttaaatctcTAGAACTCATACCGTACCGCTAGGATAGATAGTTAGTACACAACCCCTAAAGTTTAACCACACGAACTTGAATCATTATTTTGTCTGAAATTAAAAGTCAGTTTATGAGCAATTACTGACAAAAACAACGATAtcagaagaagaaaaacatgtcaataaaaatatttctaaagaaAGGACcgtcaaattattgtttttgttagtacatgttattgtttttgtaatcaaaattgcacaagtatattaaaagttagtctttatgcattaaaataaatattgccgtaGTTGTACCACAGTCACTTTACATACTATGTTATAAGTCGAGAAAgttatttctcccacctcagataaatagatccaataatttaaccattcTAGctattcttttctcccacctcagataagtagatccaataatttaaccatgcccacgggcgaagataaaatgcccgtatggaactcctttttaacggccaccacattataataacctcccttgttgaagactgtcgtcagtagcatcaaggaaatcttttcgtttggtaatatttagaacgctaattaattatttctcgcttcaaatgtcaccataaaacagttttcacgcaccattcaagaaataatgcttcattttccttagaactatttaaaaaaaaaacgatttgactattaacattaactggatcactgcgcgcgtatccatgacaaccacgtgctatcgcatatccatacgcaattattttcactaagcacaaaagagttccagcaaaaaatacatttttaattaattttgtttaactgaggtgggagaaaaggcatctaccatagccgctcgtgtaagatagtttcatcccgaccctcgcgcagagtgttttgcggaaactcggtaaacctcgtttccgcaaaacaccctacgctcgggtcggaatgaacctatcttacactctcggccatggaagatacttataatctttcccacgggcgaagataaaatgcccgtatggaactcctttttagtAGTCACCACaatgtaattacctcccttgttgaagactgtcgtcagtagcatcaaagaaatcttgtcttatggtaatgtAACCGGGCTCTTCGGGCTTGAGGTGTGGACGGAAGTGTGTTTGAATCTCTAGGAAAAGGAAATCTAGACTAGATAAAActcttttaaagtttttaattgATTCTCTACAACCCCCCGTTTAACTTCAATAACAACCTGTGATGACTAAACCAAAGCAAGATTTAAAACCTCTTTGGTCTTTTGGAGCGAGATTGTGATACAAGGATTCGGGACCCTTCACTAGCTCAACTCCCAGATTGCAATTTAATAGGGTATTAagtatacatacaaataaacattgtcaaaacaatataattataatgaatataaaatgattcataagttttaacaataaatatatattttgtatgtaatatCTTATAATTTTATAAGAACATGAAAGGGACATAATAATATCATCGAACACGAAACTAATACTAAAGAACATGTAAAGCTACAGATATGTAAAGCTAGGAGCCACATGAAATGatgacagaaatatgaaatgtaagttactttaatatatattaaaagcatGATTTAAGCGGACTATTACagtaatatttagaacgttaattaattatttctcgcttcaaatgtcaccataaaacagttttcacgcaccattcaagaaataatgcttcattttccttagaactatttaaaaaaaacgatttgactattaacattaactggatcactgcgcgtgtatccatgacaaccacgtgctatcgcatatccatatacgcaattattttcactaagcacaaaagagttcctgcaaaaaatacatttttaattcattctgtttaactgaggtgggagaaaaagcatctaccatagccactcgtgtaagatagtttcatcccgacccttgcgcagggtgttttgcggaaactcggtaaacctcgtttttttgcaaaacaccctacgctcgggtcggaatgaacctatcttacgctctcggccatggaagatacttataatataattatcacaTTATAACTTATGAATATGACAGTATGTAATACTTATAAAATGCGAGGTtaagttaaaatagttcctttactgaaaatctttgaataagtaaatggaaaacaaaacatattaaaacccTGATATGTTCGGGGATTAGATATTCTTAGAAACAACAGATGACCGTTCACTAGCTTTATTCATGATAGTATATCTTCCGGAAGTCCCGGTATCATATTACATGCACATACATATAGAGTGGCTACTGAGGACACAACATCCCTCCTCAATTCAGATTgaatgttatttgaaaaatataaatataaaaacaacaatcattaattaaaagtaatacatgtatgttataattataatacgaATATATCAAAACTTAATATTGCAAACCACATCGATAACTTTGCAATTGATAATTAGATTATTAACATACTCTGGTGGAATTGATTCTGTGAACTTAACTATAGTGTTTACGGGTTTAAGAAATTCCAAGGTAATCAGTAACTCATTGAAACATGATACTGGTAAGGTCAGTTCGAAGGTTATATTTACTACTACTAGATAAAACGTTTCTACTACATGAGCAATACCAAACATTTACACATACGTACACAatcttattcatatttttttttaaagaataatgttatataagaaAATCGTCTGTCATCTAAATTGTCCATAATTTGTCCACATTCTTTTCTTTACTTTAAAGTATGTCTTTGGCAGATATTCACTgtgagaaatttaaatatactgaATGTTTCAGAATTTGTCAAATGTTTATATgtcaaaactcatttaaaacgCCTTATCAATATTaactataataaaacaatataagataATTTTGTACTCATTTATGTTTACAACTCACACGAAAGATCAAATATCATCGATCTTCAGGTTTCACTGGGTTTATTATGCCCATATCACTATGAAACCTTATTATCAACACTCCGCACATAGTCGCTCAAATAAGTCGGAGGTCGTCGTTCCCTAGTTGGTCGGGTGTGAACCTCCGTCGTATTTTGACCACCATCATTATCGATCAGATCATCCCCAAGATCATcgtcattattattcatatccATGTTGGAGGCGTCCAATGATGGTTCAACCTTTTTCATAAAAGACGAATTACGTGTAACTCGATGTCCTGAATCACATTTTACACTGATCATAGGTCCTTTTGTTTCCGTAACCGTATATGGCATTGGTTTGAACTGCGTAGAGCACTTAGACGGTGTCTCATTTCGCAGTAGCACTTTGTCACCAATGTTGATGTGACGTTCCCTTGCCCTAATCCTTCTGTCCTCATACTCTTTCGAGTGGGATTTTGATTTCTCGTCATTACGCCTTGCGAGTTCGTCTAATCTTACATCTTGTTCTGGTTTTGCGATATCTGGTAATCGCGTTGATGGTTCCCGCTGAAACAATAAACGGAACGGCGTAAAACCAGTTGACGTATGTGGCGTCACTCTGTATTGGCGTAAGAAACGGAATAACTCCTGTTTCCAGTTCTTTCCTTCTACATGTGAAGATTTGATGCATTTCATTAGGGGCTTATTAAAAGACTCTGCTTGAGCATTTGCCCGCGGCCACCTAGGTGTGATTTTTCGGTGAATAAATCCACAGTATTTTGCATAATCTGAAAATGCATTACTGTTAAATGGACTGCCATTATCCGTTTTGATCACTGTTGGTACCCCGAACATTGCTATTATTTTGTCCAGCACTGGTATGACAGTGTTCGCCGATACTGATTTGACTATCTCCACAATTGGATAACGTGAATATTCATCAACGATAACTAATAAATAGTCCCCAGTTTGTAACGGTCCACAAAAGTCCGCGCTTAAATTCATCCATGGGCCTGATGGCATTTCCGACATTCTCAGTGGTTCTCTTGATCTCGGTTCCTTTGTATTTGCTTGACAAGCCAAACAACCTTTTATTGCTGTTTCGATATCAGCGTTCAAATTAGGAAACCAGACTTTTGAACGTATGTAGCTCTTGGTTCGCACGACCCCTTGATGCCCTTCGTGGCCCAGTTTGATAGCCTGCGCTCTTAACGATTTAGGCATAACGATCTTGTCATTTCTCAATAGTACAGTTCCACAGTGTACACTCAGTTCATCCATCACACTTCTAAGTGCAGATAAttcttctttgtttatttttagatcACTTAGTGTCTTTATTTCGTACCATTTTCCATTTTCTGTAAGCTCAATAGCCTTTCTTATTGTATTGTCACTTATCGATGCTGATTTTACCTCATCTAATGTCATAGCATTTGGAACAGCTCTTTCAGCGATAAAATTCACATATTCCTCTGCTAGGTTTCTATCGTTAAAAACATCTTGCAATGGATGTCTTGACAGGTAGTCAGATGGATTGTCTTTTCCAGGCTTGTAGACAATGTTCATTTTGTATGGCTGAAGTCGTAAACCCCACCGTTCAATTCTTAGAGGCGGTTGTTTTTTCTTCCATATGCATTCTAGCGGCTTATGGTCGGTTATGACAGTGAAGCATGGAGCACCACGAAGATACATGTTATAGTGTTCGCATGCCCATACAACACCTAACGCCTCTCTTTCCGTCTGACTGTACCTAGACTCTGTTGGTGACAATGCCCGACTTGCATATGCCACGACTTTGCCCTGTTGGGTAAGAATTGCTGAAAGTCCCACCGGTGAAGCGTCTGtcactacttctatttccttcCCTGGGTCGAAATACACCATCACTGTGTCACTTGAGAGATCCTGTTTGAGCTTCTCGAACGCGTTTTCTTGCTCACGTTCCCATGACCATGGTGTTTCGTTTCTTGTCAGTCTTCGGAGAGGTTCTGTTATTGTCGCATATTCCTTTATAAAACGGGAGCAATATGCTGTCATTCCAAGAAAACTTCTTATTTCTGACACATTGGTTGGTTGTTCCATTTTCCGGATAGCTTCCACTTTTAACGGATCTGCTGAGATCCCTGACCCATTGAAAACAACACCAAAGAACGTAATCTCTGACTTGTTGAATTcgcatttttgtttattaagtgTCAGTCCGTTGCGATGAAGTGCATTGAACACTTTGTCTATTGCAATGTCATGCTCTGTTTGGTTTTTCCCATATACAATTATGTCGTCTGAAATGTTCTTTGCTCCTGGAATTCCTGCTATTATTGAACTTATTGTCTTTTGAAATACTTCGCTTGCGGAGTTTGTCCCAAAGTTCAATCGTTTGTATCTGAATAGACCTATGTGCGTCGAAAAGGTTGTAATTGGGCGTGACTCTTCTTCGAGAACTAGTTGATTGTATCCAGATTTCAAATCCATTTTACTAAACACCTTTGATCCATTTAAATCATGTATAAGCTCATCGATGGTTGGCATTGGGTGTCGTTCCCTTTCAATCGCTTTGTTTGCTAATCGCATATCAACGCAAATTCTGACGTCACCATTTTTCTTCGGTGGTGTCACGATTGGAGACACCCATGGCGTTGATTCATTCCTTATTTCCTCTATTATGTcgttttttaacattgtttcaaTTTCCTTTTCGACCTTTTTTCGCAAATGAAAAGGAGTTCTTCTGCCTTTTTGTGCCACTGGATGCACGTCCTTGTTTACGTGAAGTTTCACGGTTTGCTGCTTCAATTTCCCAATACCTTCATATATTCCTGGGTATTTCCTTTCGATCGTTTCCTgtgaaatgttgacattttggaTTATTTTAACAACACCTAAGTCTGAAGCCGTTTGAAATCCTAAAAGTGTCCCGTAATTACCTTTGACTAGGTAAAATTTGTCTACaactattttgtcatttttctcaGCTGTCATTTCACAACAACCTTTCACTTTCAAGTTTGAACCCCCTCCGTATGGTAATAATTTAGGTAAATGTTTCGTTTTAAGTGTTGGTTTTCCGAGGAATGCGTATGTGTTTTCATCGATAATGTTTACACTCGAACCGGTATCTATTGTTACTTTTATTGCTATATTGTTAATTGAGATGAGTGTTTTCGGAGTCTTGTTGTTTTTGCTAACACTTTTTACACTGACTTGGTAATTGTATTCATCTTCTGAATCGGACTGTAGCTTAACTTCCCTAATACCCCTCTGTCGGCAGCACCTACTAAAGTGATTAAGCTTTTTGCAAAGATTGCAAGTTTTGCCCTTCGCTGGACAGGTCTGCTTGTGTGGATATTCATAACCACATGCTCGGCAGGTATTATCATTCAGTGGAGCGCGATCACGTGGTCTCGCCGATAAGCCAGGGTGATCAGGTGGTTTCGCCGATAAGCCTCTCCGCATGCCGGAATTTGCATAATGCTGACCACCGCGCTCTCGTTTATGTCCACGCCTGTTCACACTGCCACGTGGTCGTTGTGAAACCCTTTGCACAGTGTCCGAATTCTCCATAGCAGCAGCCTGTCGGTCGGATTGCTCCAGCATTCGACCCATTGTTAATATGTCGCATAATGCCTTATCCGGTTCTCGCAGGGCACGACGTCTTAATTGGTTCGATCTGCAGTTCTGAATTACTTGTTGTAGAATTTCCTTGTCTACGTTTGTGAACTCACAATTTTTTGCAAGTGTCCGGAGTTCTGTCACGAACTCATCTAATGACTGCGTGTCATGTTGCTTGCATGACCGAAAATTGTATACTTCCATTTGAACATTCTTTTTAGGGGCGAAATAATCATTAAGCACTTTCCTCGTTGCCTCGAAGGTCGCATCCGTGTCCCTTTTTTCTACATCGTATATGTCATACACTTTCTCACCAGCGTAATGAAGCAACAACGCCCGTTTTTGGTCATCATCTGTCACTTTTAATCCTACAAATAAATTTTCTAACCGCCCTAGCCATTTCTCCCAACGCGTGCCAGCGTTTGATTTGTCTGTGTCCACATCAAAGGATGGAAAATTCGGAagattattcattttatgttcACTGTTTAACGTCTTTATCcattagttaaacaaaatgatcaTTAATCCAAATATTACACTATTAATTCACAGTATCCTCGTCGCCAGATGATATGTTCGGGGATTAGATATTCTTAGAAACAACAGATGACCGTTCACTAGCTTTATTCATGATAGTATATCTTCCGGAAGTCCCGGTATCATATTACATGCACATACATATAGAGTGGCTACTGAGGACACAACATCCTTTTAATACCATAAAATACCATACCTTTTAATACCATAAATGATTATGccaaattatctaaaaaaacaacaacaaaaggtTCTCTACAGCATTTAAAAACAGGTAATTTCTTAGTCTGTGCTATACCAGAAAAGAAAAAGGACTTTTAACCAAAACAATTGACCTCTGGAACAGCATAAGAATGCCCCTTTCTGGCATAAACCTTgtcctgtgtgtgtgtgtacagTATCGTGggagaatataagtatcttccatggccgagagcggctatggtagatgctttttctcccacctcagttaaacaaaattaagtaaaaatgtattttgtggctggaactcttttgtgcttagtgaaaataattgcgtatggatatgcgatagttCGTGGTTGTCATTTTAATACAGCATATTGTTCTTATCACATATTTATAGTGATACGTGCATGCAGTCATCGCTCTTGTTTACGAGAATGCACACGTGCAATACCGATATCATTCcgcatgtttgtaaacaaatgcttaattggtaatattccagcTTTTGTGAAAAACTACCTTGGAGTAAGATTTGTTATTGGTTCCAGTAACAACACAataactttttataaatttttaaagCGTGCTGAAAAACCAATAATCCCAGCCTTTAATTACCAACAAACATATTTGATGGTCAACTCAGATCTAATTATAGTAACAGGTGCTTAAGAACGCAGTTGAAACAGAGAATGTATATGTGGCGCAATTATTTCCTCTTTTGAAATAGTTGTGaatgatatcaatataacagTTTATTCCAGTACAGATATATGTGTGGCTTAACGCGCATTTGCCTTTCTGGGATTCCTCGCTGGAAAAACCGTCATGTTACTAATAATAGC from Mya arenaria isolate MELC-2E11 chromosome 3, ASM2691426v1 harbors:
- the LOC128228189 gene encoding uncharacterized protein K02A2.6-like, which translates into the protein MNNLPNFPSFDVDTDKSNAGTRWEKWLGRLENLFVGLKVTDDDQKRALLLHYAGEKVYDIYDVEKRDTDATFEATRKVLNDYFAPKKNVQMEVYNFRSCKQHDTQSLDEFVTELRTLAKNCEFTNVDKEILQQVIQNCRSNQLRRRALREPDKALCDILTMGRMLEQSDRQAAAMENSDTVQRVSQRPRGSVNRRGHKRERGGQHYANSGMRRGLSAKPPDHPGLSARPRDRAPLNDNTCRACGYEYPHKQTCPAKGKTCNLCKKLNHFSRCCRQRGIREVKLQSDSEDEYNYQVSVKSVSKNNKTPKTLISINNIAIKVTIDTGSSVNIIDENTYAFLGKPTLKTKHLPKLLPYGGGSNLKVKGCCEMTAEKNDKIVVDKFYLVKGNYGTLLGFQTASDLGVVKIIQNVNISQETIERKYPGIYEGIGKLKQQTVKLHVNKDVHPVAQKGRRTPFHLRKKVEKEIETMLKNDIIEEIRNESTPWVSPIVTPPKKNGDVRICVDMRLANKAIERERHPMPTIDELIHDLNGSKVFSKMDLKSGYNQLVLEEESRPITTFSTHIGLFRYKRLNFGTNSASEVFQKTISSIIAGIPGAKNISDDIIVYGKNQTEHDIAIDKVFNALHRNGLTLNKQKCEFNKSEITFFGVVFNGSGISADPLKVEAIRKMEQPTNVSEIRSFLGMTAYCSRFIKEYATITEPLRRLTRNETPWSWEREQENAFEKLKQDLSSDTVMVYFDPGKEIEVVTDASPVGLSAILTQQGKVVAYASRALSPTESRYSQTEREALGVVWACEHYNMYLRGAPCFTVITDHKPLECIWKKKQPPLRIERWGLRLQPYKMNIVYKPGKDNPSDYLSRHPLQDVFNDRNLAEEYVNFIAERAVPNAMTLDEVKSASISDNTIRKAIELTENGKWYEIKTLSDLKINKEELSALRSVMDELSVHCGTVLLRNDKIVMPKSLRAQAIKLGHEGHQGVVRTKSYIRSKVWFPNLNADIETAIKGCLACQANTKEPRSREPLRMSEMPSGPWMNLSADFCGPLQTGDYLLVIVDEYSRYPIVEIVKSVSANTVIPVLDKIIAMFGVPTVIKTDNGSPFNSNAFSDYAKYCGFIHRKITPRWPRANAQAESFNKPLMKCIKSSHVEGKNWKQELFRFLRQYRVTPHTSTGFTPFRLLFQREPSTRLPDIAKPEQDVRLDELARRNDEKSKSHSKEYEDRRIRARERHINIGDKVLLRNETPSKCSTQFKPMPYTVTETKGPMISVKCDSGHRVTRNSSFMKKVEPSLDASNMDMNNNDDDLGDDLIDNDGGQNTTEVHTRPTRERRPPTYLSDYVRSVDNKVS